The following proteins are co-located in the Peromyscus eremicus chromosome 13, PerEre_H2_v1, whole genome shotgun sequence genome:
- the Slc19a3 gene encoding thiamine transporter 2 → MNCFRTPPSNSWVYPTVILCLFGFFSMFRPAESFLIPFLSEPSKNLTETEITNEVLPVWTYSYLATLPPVFILTDYLRYKPVIMLHVIAFIICYLLLLFGQGVMLMQAAEFFFGIVSSTEIGYYSYIYSMVSPEHYQKVSSYCRSITLVAYTAGSVLAQLLVSLATLPYFYLFYISLACVSVALFFSLFLPMPKKSMFFHTKYEREARQKPLEQDTVLEEAQKNHKAAHPELHAPSGKPGDRELSSPEPENVALRPFVHWFQDLKECYSSKHLLYWSLWWAFATSGYNQILNYVQVLWEHKAPSQDSSIYNGAVEAIATFGGALAAFSVGYVKVNWDLLGELGLAIFSAVISGALFLMNYTLSIWVCYAGYLLVKASYMFLITIAVFQIAVNLSVERYALVLGIDTFIALVIQAIMTVIVADKRGLHLHITTQFLVYGIYFAVIAGVFLMRSIYIIYSAKCQKEVESLAATQSPNEPQPQETKF, encoded by the exons ATGAACTGCTTCAGGACTCCGCCAAGCAACTCTTGGGTTTACCCCACTGTGATACTCTGCTTATTTGGATTTTTCTCCATGTTCAGGCCTGCCGAATCATTCTTAATCCCATTTTTGTCTGAACCCAGTAAGAATCTAACCGAAACAGAG ATAACCAATGAGGTCCTTCCCGTTTGGACATACTCCTACCTGGCGACACTGCCCCCTGTGTTCATCCTCACCGATTACCTGCGCTACAAACCAGTCATCATGTTACACGTCATTGCCTTCATCATTTGCTACCTGCTTCTCTTGTTTGGCCAAGGGGTAATGCTCATGCAGGCGGCTGAGTTCTTCTTTGGGATCGTCTCATCCACAGAGATAGGCTACTATTCCTACATCTATAGCATGGTCAGCCCAGAGCACTACCAGAAGGTGAGCAGCTACTGTCGGAGTATCACGCTGGTGGCCTACACAGCCGGCTCCGTGCTGGCCCAGCTCCTGGTATCCCTGGCAACCCTGCCATACTTTTACCTCTTTTACATATCCTTGGCCTGCGTCTCTGTGGCcttatttttctcactttttctACCAATGCCTAAGAAGAGCATGTTTTTCCATACAAAGTATGAGAGAGAAGCCCGTCAAAAGCCACTGGAACAAGACACTGTCCTTGAGGAAGCTCAGAAGAACCACAAGGCAGCTCACCCAGAATTGCATGCCCCTTCAGGAAAGCCAGGGGACAGAGAGCTGAGTAGCCCAGAGCCAGAAAATGTGGCTTTGAGACCCTTTGTGCATTGGTTCCAAGATCTGAAGGAGTGCTACTCCTCAAAGCACCTTCTTTACTGGTCCCTGTGGTGGGCTTTTGCGACATCAGGTTATAACCAAATCTTGAACTATGTTCAAGTCTTATGGGAACACAAGGCACCCTCCCAAGACTCTTCCATCTATAATGGAGCAGTAGAGGCTATTGCAACATTTGGAG GAGCATTGGCGGCTTTCTCAGTGGGCTACGTGAAGGTCAACTGGGATCTCCTAGGAGAGCTGGGTCTAGCCATCTTCTCGGCCGTCATCTCCGGCGCTCTGTTTCTCATGAATTACACGCTCAGCATCTGGGTGTGCTATGCGGGCTATTTACTAGTCAAGGCTAGCTATATGTTTCTTATAACCATAGCAGT GTTTCAGATTGCCGTTAACCTGAGCGTAGAGCGTTATGCCCTGGTGCTTGGCATAGACACCTTTATTGCTTTGGTGATTCAAGCCATCATGACTGTGATTGTGGCAGATAAAAGAGGGCTCCACTTGCATATCACCACTCAG tttttaGTTTATGGAATTTACTTTGCTGTCATTGCTGGGGTCTTCCTAATGAGAAGCATATACATTATCTACTCAGCCAAGTGCCAAAAGGAAGTAGAGAGCCTTGCTGCCACTCAGAGTCCTAATGAGCCACAACCACAAGAGACAAAGTTCTAA